GTTAAAAAACTAATATGCTAGGCTTAATAGAGAAGGAAATTTTTCACCTTAATCGCTTTTTTAAGAACGAACCATACCACTAATACTACCCTTAATACACCTACTTAATAATCCTACATTCAACAACCGCTCAAAAACTCGATTATAATATTCTGTAACTGTAAATGGATATGCTTACACCACAAATGGAATTGTGCTTAAGTTCATTAGGGAGACTTGCCCGATTTATTAGGCAAGTCCTCTTTGATTTTAATTAATTTAAATTAACTAATAGCTACTAATGGATAACCCATCTAAAAGTATTGAATTAGGTATTCTGCCTTATTTTATTCTCATAGACAAATTAGTTGAAACTTTTACCAAAATAAACCGTCATAATTATAATAAGGGACTTCTGTCTGCTTGATTCAAGTTTGTTAGATAGTGTAAGCTAAAGTTACCAAAGATTTCTTTTTGGAGGATTCTGATGATCACTACAAAACTAAGAAACTATAAATTGTTTTATATGTATGATTTCTAATCAATATTTTATAGGTGTAGTGTTATCTATCTAACAATGTGTAATTTATTAAATAAGGTAACATCACTGGTTCATAATTTATGAAACATTTCTATTAACTATTTAGACAAGCATACTAGTTTATTCTTATTACAATTAGTCATAGAGGAGAGTGTAAATCGTTATGTCATATAAAAAATTTCTCGCAACAGCAACTGTTAGTGCGGTGGCAGTTACAACTGCGGTATCTTCTGCATCTGCATCATATTTTCCAGATGTGAGTGATTCAAGTGTCTATAGTAAACCAATTGAATCACTTGTTGATTCAGGCGTAATTACGGGCTATCCTGATGGGACTTTCCAACCGAATAAAACACTTATTCGTGAGCATGCTGCAATCATGTTTGTTCGTGCATTGAAGTTAGATGTTCCAGTTGATGCTGTTGAGCGTTTGGAAGTATATTCAGATGTAAATGCACAAACGAAAAATGCAGATAAAGTTGCTGCACTACTTGGAGCAGGTATTGTGAAGGGTGATGAAGGGACGTTTAGCCCGAATCAAGATTTAACTCGTGAGATTATGGCAACTTGGCTTGTTCGAGCATTTGACTTAAAAGAAATATCTAGTGTAAAGGTACCATTAACAGATTTGAAGACAGCGTCTAATGAGCACCGTAAAAATATTGAGATTCTCTATCAAAATGGAATTACAACAGGAAATACGGATGGAACTTATGCACCAAAGAAAGGTGTAACACGTGCGCAATTCGCAACATTCTTTTATCGAGCATTTAACCAAGCGGAGAGTGGAGTTTCAAATGTAGAAAGATTAGATGACTTGGTCGTTGGAATTGGTGGTAAAGTTAATTTATCTAAAAAAGTAGAAGTTACATATAAAGATGGAAAGAAAAAAGAAGTTAATGTTAAATGGGACAATACAAGCATCGATACGTCAAAAGAAGGCAAGTATGAAATTACAGGTACGGTTGATGGGATTGTTGAGAAAGCTTATTTAACAGTTTATGTAGAAGAAGTCGATTTGAAGATAGAAGATGTTGAAGCACTCAACTTAAAGCAAATCGAACTAACTTTCAACCATACCCGCTTTGAGGGAGGACATCCTGAGAACTTAAGCTATTATACGCTGAGAGAGTCAGATGATGACGAAATTGAGTTACTAGATGCAACACTTGAAGACAATAAACTGATTTTGACATTAAAAGAAGCAACTCAAGGAAAGTTTGAATTAGTCGTAGATAAAGCTATTACAGGTGATGAAGAGGACTTTGATATTCGCCTTAAGGATACGACGCCACCAGAGGTTATAAGTGCAAAGGCAATTGCTGAAGATATTGTGCAAGTAGAATTTTCTGAAGCAATGGATTTCAAAACAGAAAATGGTGAGGAAGTTACGAACCGTGATATTGAAGATTCGATCGAATTAGAGAAAGGTCCTCGTGTTAAAGAGATGACTGTATATGAGCACGGGAAAGTTGTTAATATTAAGTTTAGCGATGAGTTAGTTGACAAAAAAGAATACAAGTTAGAGCTAACTGATGATTTACGTGATTATTTCGGCTTCAAGTTAGAAGAAAAGAAATTTGAATTCGATGTAAAGTACGATAAAAATGACCCAGAATTAGTAGAAGTGAAGAATGTATATCCCAATAAAGTAACACTTGTATTTGATAAAGACATTAAACTAGCTGATAGCCGTCATGTGGAGGGATATTTCCATCATACGAATGGAGGAATTGATGCCGATAAGGTTACGTTACAAAATCGTAATGAAGTCGTTATTACATTTGAAGAAGATGAGCCAATTCCAGCTAAAGGTGAATTAATTATTGATAGTAGAGCAATTGAAGATCTTTGGGGCAATGAAAATAAAACGATAAGAAAAGATATTGATTTGAAAGATGACAAGACAGCGCCAACGATCAAATCAGTTAAGATGTTAGATGAAGACGATGCGAATAGTAGTTATGTACAGTTTGAAGTGACGTTTGACGAACCAGTGAAGCAAGAGTTAGCTGAAGATAAACGCCTTTATGAGTTAGTTGATAAAGACGGTGAAGATATTTATGTGAAAGGTGTAGATGTAATAGATAGCACAGAAGGATTCACTGTACTATTAACAATTGATAAACGCTACGGTGAATTTAATAACGGTACATATACAATCGTTATTGATGATATGGAAGACTTATATGAAAATGAAAGCAAGCAGTTATCGATTGAAGTGAAAGCAGGTAGTGTTGAGGCACCATCTGAGTTCAAAGGTAGCCTGATATGGGATAAAGATGAAGAAGAGATCATTCTCGTGATTGATTATGGTCGTGAAATGGAAACAAAAGGGGAATACTCTGTTTCATCATTAGATAAGTACGAGTTGACTGTTGATGATCAAACGTATTTGCTTTCTTCGCTTGAAGATGAAGATGAATTAGAAGTTGATCTGAATACGTATAATGATGGTGAGAAAGTTGAGATTGTGTTTTCGAAAGATGATGATCTTGAAGGAGCTATAGAGACATTCTTTGAAGATTTAAAAGATGCTGCAGAAGATAAAGACCTAGATGACGTGGAGCTTCTTATCGGACGTGTTTCAGATGCAGAAGGAAATAAGACAACAAGCTTCTTGAACGAAGTTACATTAGACTCAACATCAACATTTGGAGTGAAAGATGATAAGGTAACGTTAGTTGATGACGATACGTTAGAGTTTGAATTGACAGATGTTGTTTATGATTTTGATGATGATGACTTTATCGTATTTGCTGATGATAATAGGAATGGAAAATATTCTAAGAGTGAATCGTTAGATATTGATGATATTGAGCTTGATGATGATGACAAGACAGTAATAATTAAACTAGATGAACCATTAGATAGTGATGGTTCGTATGGTAATGATAAGGTTTATATTACAACAGAATCAACAACGCACACACGCAATCGATTTGGACAAAAGCTTAAATTTAGTAACCTAGAAGTATCGGATAGTGTCGGACCAACAGTTAAAGAAAAAGATGACGACGAGCAAGTTTTCGTTCATGAAGCGATTGGTGAATCTGATAAAGCTGTAATTAGTATTGAGTTCACTGATGATATTGATCCGAAAACGGTAACACGACTTTCCTTTGATGTTGGTGATGGACGTTTTGATATTCTGTCAGCTTATGTTGATGATGAAACCGTTTATCTTGTTGTTGATTTAGATAGATATGAGGTAGAAGACTTAGTTGGCGAATATATCGAGCAAAAAGCTCCAATTGCCGATACGAATGATAATGTTGTAGAAGATCTTGATTTGAAGGTAATTGATGAGGAAGATAAGTTAGATATTGATGATCTAGATTAATATAATGAAAACGAAGTAGAGGTTTTGATAAAGCCCCTACTTCGTTTTTATTCATATAAGTTCGAACTTAGCATTAATGAAATTAAAATAAAAAACTCCCCTGGTAACATTGATAGGAGAGTTAAAAGTATGTATTGATTATAATATTTTACTAAATATGTATTTATTCTGTTTCTTCCTCTGTTAATGTTACTGCTGACATGGCAACTTCTTGCTGTTCAGTTTCTTCATCTAATATGCGTTTAGCTCCAACGTAACGTTCTGCCCAATAATAAGGATCATTAAAGTCAGTAACAATAACACCTTTATCAGTAGCTGAGTGAATGAACGTGCCATCTCCCATAAAGATACCAACATGTGAAATGCCACTTCCATCAGTGTTGAAGAATACGAGGTCTCCCTCTTTTAAATCATTCTTATAAACTTTTTCCCCGACTTGAAACTGGCTATCTGAAGTTCTTGGTAATTCTACTCCGGATTCTGAAAATACATGACTAGTGAATCCAGAACAATCAAATCCACTTGTTGTTGATCCACCAAATGAATATGGTGTTCCTTTCAACGCTTGTGCAGTCTGCAATAATGTTGTAACATTTTCAGCCGCTAGTGCGTTGGGGGCGATTGTAAAGATTGTAACAAAAGTCGCCACTAAATTAATAAAAAGTGCTTTACATCGCAAGTAACCACCTCCGCATACGTATATTATTGTCATATTTGTATAAAAAACTGACTAACTAATTCGAATTTTATCATAAATGTAAAAAGATTAATTTTACAGTTGTGTAACAAATAGGGCTAACCCCTCGAAATTATTCCAGTTTTAGATATAATGAGTATTGTAAGCTGAGAGAAATCTTACCTCATTAAATATAAAATTCTTTTAGAAGTTTCGATTTCTACTCTTGCACTAATTTTCAACTAAGGGTAAAATGTTCAATGGAATCTAGTTCCTTATTTTAGTTGACATTACCCGAATTGGAAATTATACTAGCTTTGTAGTTTGCTAAAAATAGGAATCACTAGTCTAAGAGAATCGTTTCATATTGAAGCAACTCTGAAAGATTAGTCAAATTTAAAAATGTAGTACATAAAGGGAGGAAGAATAGGAATGGCGTATCAACCAAAATCGTTCCGTAAATTTATTGCAACAACTGTAACAACTGCTGTAGTAGCATCTGCTGTAGCACCTGCAGTTAGCGCAGCTCAATTCAGTGACGTACAAGACAGTGCATGGTATACAGATTCAATTGATTATTTAGTAGGTAAAGAGGTACTTTCAGGATATCCAGACGGTACTTTCAAACCTAATGGTAGCCTAACTCGTGCAGAAGCTGCGAAAGTTATGGCTCTTACTCTAGGATTAGATACTGAAGGAGAAGCAACAGTTGATTTCCCTGACGTTAACAGTGGAGATTGGTTCGCTCCTTACGTAACAGCATTAGTTAATGAAGGTGTTATCTCTGGTTTCCCAGATGGTACTTTCAAACCACAAGAAACTTTAACTCGTGCACAAATGGCTAAAATGATGGCTGTAGCATACGGTATCGGTGAAGATTCAAGTGTTGATCTTGATTTCGTAGACCTTGGTGATTCTCAATGGGCTAAAGGTTATATCGGTGCATTAGTAGGAGCAGGTATCGTTGAAGGACTTGACGCAACTCACTACGGTCCATCTCAAAACGTAACTCGTGCTCAAGCAGCAGCATTCGTATACAAAACAGAAGTTGAAAGTGACGTACTAGCTCCTAAGCTAGAAGTTTCTGAACTTCGTTTCAAAGATAGCAAGACTGTAGTAGTAACTCTTCCAGAAGTATCTGAAGAAGAAGTAACTGCTGATAACTTCCGCATCTATGTTGACGGAAAAATGGTTGATGTTGAAGAAGTAGTAGCAGAAGGTAAAGAAGTTGTTTTAACAATTGCTGACCTTGATGGTGAAGTTGGTACGATCGAAGTTAACGGTGTTGAACTAGAATTCGATTTCACTTCACTTGCAGTAGCTGATGTTCAAACTCCAAACCTTCGTCAAATCGCAGTTGCCTTCAACCAAGACGTAACTAATAATGAAGACGTTGAAGATATCGATAACTACACGTTAGAAAATACAGATGGTAAGGATCTTGAGCACCGTAAAGGTAAAGATGCTGAAGTTGTAAAGGTTACTATTCTTGATGGAAACATTGCAGTTCTTACACTTAACGATGCAATGAAAAACCAAAAAGAAGGTAAATTGGTTATTGATAAAGCAGTTCTTGGTGAAGAAGTAGTGTTTGACCTTGAATTCTCTGATACGACTGTACCAGAAGTAGAGGACGTTCAAGTTATTGGTGAAAATGCTGTTAAAGTCATTTTCAGCGAATCTATGGACCATGAATTTACTGACCCAACAGATCCAGAATTTGATGAAGATGTATTTGAAGTAACATCAAAAGATGGTGACA
This region of Bacillus solimangrovi genomic DNA includes:
- a CDS encoding S-layer homology domain-containing protein, whose protein sequence is MSYKKFLATATVSAVAVTTAVSSASASYFPDVSDSSVYSKPIESLVDSGVITGYPDGTFQPNKTLIREHAAIMFVRALKLDVPVDAVERLEVYSDVNAQTKNADKVAALLGAGIVKGDEGTFSPNQDLTREIMATWLVRAFDLKEISSVKVPLTDLKTASNEHRKNIEILYQNGITTGNTDGTYAPKKGVTRAQFATFFYRAFNQAESGVSNVERLDDLVVGIGGKVNLSKKVEVTYKDGKKKEVNVKWDNTSIDTSKEGKYEITGTVDGIVEKAYLTVYVEEVDLKIEDVEALNLKQIELTFNHTRFEGGHPENLSYYTLRESDDDEIELLDATLEDNKLILTLKEATQGKFELVVDKAITGDEEDFDIRLKDTTPPEVISAKAIAEDIVQVEFSEAMDFKTENGEEVTNRDIEDSIELEKGPRVKEMTVYEHGKVVNIKFSDELVDKKEYKLELTDDLRDYFGFKLEEKKFEFDVKYDKNDPELVEVKNVYPNKVTLVFDKDIKLADSRHVEGYFHHTNGGIDADKVTLQNRNEVVITFEEDEPIPAKGELIIDSRAIEDLWGNENKTIRKDIDLKDDKTAPTIKSVKMLDEDDANSSYVQFEVTFDEPVKQELAEDKRLYELVDKDGEDIYVKGVDVIDSTEGFTVLLTIDKRYGEFNNGTYTIVIDDMEDLYENESKQLSIEVKAGSVEAPSEFKGSLIWDKDEEEIILVIDYGREMETKGEYSVSSLDKYELTVDDQTYLLSSLEDEDELEVDLNTYNDGEKVEIVFSKDDDLEGAIETFFEDLKDAAEDKDLDDVELLIGRVSDAEGNKTTSFLNEVTLDSTSTFGVKDDKVTLVDDDTLEFELTDVVYDFDDDDFIVFADDNRNGKYSKSESLDIDDIELDDDDKTVIIKLDEPLDSDGSYGNDKVYITTESTTHTRNRFGQKLKFSNLEVSDSVGPTVKEKDDDEQVFVHEAIGESDKAVISIEFTDDIDPKTVTRLSFDVGDGRFDILSAYVDDETVYLVVDLDRYEVEDLVGEYIEQKAPIADTNDNVVEDLDLKVIDEEDKLDIDDLD
- a CDS encoding C40 family peptidase, which produces MRCKALFINLVATFVTIFTIAPNALAAENVTTLLQTAQALKGTPYSFGGSTTSGFDCSGFTSHVFSESGVELPRTSDSQFQVGEKVYKNDLKEGDLVFFNTDGSGISHVGIFMGDGTFIHSATDKGVIVTDFNDPYYWAERYVGAKRILDEETEQQEVAMSAVTLTEEETE